A single genomic interval of Arachis duranensis cultivar V14167 chromosome 7, aradu.V14167.gnm2.J7QH, whole genome shotgun sequence harbors:
- the LOC107457992 gene encoding protein FAR1-RELATED SEQUENCE 8-like, protein MACNVVQSPCHVPSSIPDHNSSKPHEDAPDHFVTNGQQSNKVPDHDGLREDEIPSVGMRFEQLQMAHEFYMTYAKKVGFATKIRMTTCDKITNQLINQAIHCNRDGYRGSHVKASTQKNMISAAGCKARIYVKFDKETQDWVFFKVELSHSHPCSTRKAMHYHEYRKLTMHAKCVIEDNDEAGIRRFD, encoded by the exons ATGGCATGCAATGTCGTGCAGTCTCCGTGTCATGTTCCATCATCCATTCCTGATCACAATTCATCGAAGCCACATGAAGACGCTCCCGACCATTTTGTCACCAACGGTCAGCAGTCTAATAAG GTACCAGATCACGATGGCCTTCGGGAAGACGAAATACCAAGTGTTGGAATGCGGTTTGAGCAATTGCAAATGGCTCATGAATTCTATATGACATACGCAAAGAAAGTCGGGTTTGCAACTAAGATACGGATGACAACCTGTGATAAGATCACAAATCAACTCATTAACCAAGCTATCCACTGTAATAGGGATGGGTACCGCGGGTCTCATGTCAAAGCGTCAACACAGAAGAACATGATCTCAGCCGCTGGGTGCAAGGCAAGGATATACGTGAAGTTTGATAAGGAGACGCAAGATTGGGTTTTCTTCAAGGTGGAGTTGAGTCACTCGCACCCATGTTCAACGAGAAAGGCGATGCACTACCATGAGTATAGGAAGCTGACCATGCATGCGAAGTGCGTGATCGAGGATAATGATGAGGCTGGAATTCGACGATTCGACTAA